The sequence ACAGCAGCAAGAGCGCCACGACCTACGCCAACAACCTGGTGCAGTACGTCTCGGCGATGAAGGCGGTCGACCCGGGCATCAAGATCGGCGCCGTGCTGACCACCCCCGGTTACTGGCCGGACGGCATCGTCGGCCCGGGCGACACCATGGACTGGAACCACACCGTCCTGTCGATCGCCGGCTCGAAGATCGACTTCGCCATCGTGCACGCCTACCCGACCAGCACCAGCCCGGCCGACCTGCTCACCAAGCCGCAGGCCCAGAACCCGGCCATCGCCGGCGCCGTGCGCTCGCTGATCAACCAGTACGCCGGGACCAACGCCCCCAACGTCGGCATCGCGGTGACCGAGGCGAACGCCCAGGCGTACCTGGACACCTCCCCGAACGGCCTGTTCGCGCCGGACAACTACCTCACCTGGATCGAGAGCGGCGCGTTCAACGTCGACTGGTGGGACCTGCGCAACGGCACCGACTGCACCAAGGTGACCACCGTCGAGGGCGCCACCGACTACAACGACGGCGGCATGGTCTCCAGCGGCGCCGGCTGCGAGCCGACCGTCAACACGCCCTTCCCCGCCTACTACGGCACCCAGATGATCTCCAAGCTGGGCGCGCCCGGGGACACGCTGGTCAAGGCCGCCAGCTCGTCCTCGCTGCTCTCCGCACACGCCGTGCGGAAGGCCGACGGCGACGTGACCGTCATGCTGATCAACAAGGACCCGAACAACGCCGCCACGGTCAGCCTGTCGTACACCGGCTTCACCCCGTCCTCCGCCACCCCGACCGTCTACTCGTACCTGAAGAACGGTCACTCGATCGGCTCGGCCCAGTCCGGCAGCACCACCGTCCAGACCGTGCCGGCCTACGGGATCACCGTGGTGCAGATGCACCCGACCAGCGCGCCCTGCCGGGTCGTCTACAACAAGAACGAGTGGCCGGGCGGCATGGTCGGCACCGTCACCGTCGTCAACAACAGCCTCGGCCAGGTCAACGGCTGGAGCCTCGGCTTCACCTTCCCCGGCGACAACGCCATCACCAACACCTGGAGCGCCTCGGTGTCGCAGAGCGGCACGAGCGTCAACGCCGCGAACGTGTGGTACGACGCCGCCGTCCCGCAGGGCGGGAGCGTCCAGTGGGGCTTCAACGCCACCTGGTCCAGGAGCGATGCCAACCCCTCCGCCTTCTGGTTCAACGGCGCCTCCTGCGCGATCGGCTGAACCCGACCGGTGGTGCCCCGGACTCCCTGGGGCACCACCCCCGAACGCGAACCACCGAAAGGAACCGACCACGTGTCAGAGCAGATCCAGCCGTCCGGCACCGTCCCCAACCCGGTGATCCCCGGCTTCCACCCCGACCCCAGCGTCTGCCGCGTGGGCGACGACTACTACCTGGTGTGCTCCAGCTTCGAGTACTTCCCCGGCATCCCGGTCTTCCACAGCCGGGACCTGGTGAACTGGACGCAGATCGGCAACGCCCTCGACCGGCCGAGCCAGCTGCGCCTGCCGCGCGACATGCCGTCCTCCGGCGGCATCTACGCGCCGACCCTGCGCCACCACGACGGCCGATTCTGGCTGATCGTCACCAACGTCGGCGACGGCGGCAACATGCTCTTCACCGCCACCGACCCGGCCGGACCCTGGTCCGACCCGGTCCGGCTGCCCGGGGTTCCCGGGATCGACCCCGACCTCGCCTGGGACGAGGACGGCACTTGCTGGTGCACCGTCGCCGGCGTCTCCCAGGTCCGCCTCGACCCGACGACCGGCGAGACCCTCGGCGAGCCGTACCGGATCTGGTCCGGCACCCCCGGCTCCATGGCCCCCGAGGCCCCCCACCTGTACCGGATCGGCGACTACTGGTACCTGATGATCGCCGAGGGCGGCACCGAACGCGGCCACGGCGTCTCCATCGCCCGCGGCCTGACGCCCTCCGGCCCGTTCGAGCCGTGCCCGGCGAACCCGGTCCTGACCCACCGCGGCACCGCCAGTCCCATCCAGAACACCGGGCACGCCGACCTCGTCCAGGCGCCCGACGGCTCCTGGTGGATGGTGCTGCTCGCGGTCCGGCCGCGCGGCGGCACTCCCGGCTGGTACGTCCTCGGCCGGGAGACCTTCCTCGCCCCCGTCCAGTGGGTGGACGGTTGGCCGGTGGTCGGCGAGGTCACCGCCGAACTGCCCACGCCCGCCTGGCCGCTGCACTCCGCCCCCGCCGTGCCGGCCCGGGACGACTTCGACCAGGCCGAGCTGCACCCCCGGTGGATCTCGGTGCGCGAGCGCCCGGAGGGCTCGTGCACCACGAAGGAACGATCCGGATGGCTCACCCTGCGCGCCGCCGGCGCCTCCCTGGACGAGACCGACACGGTGTTCGTGGGCCGCCGCCAGCAGCACCTCGCCTGCCGCGCGAGCACCCTGATCGATCCCGCCGACGGCCGCGGCGGCCTGGCCGTCCGCCTGGACGAGGAGCACCACTACGAGATCGAGGCGGCTGACGGCGTAGTGAAGGTGTTCGCCCGGATCGGCCCGCTGCGCACCGAGCTCGCCACCCGGCCGGTGCCCGCCGGAGCGGTGGTGCTCGGCGTCGAGATCCTCCCGCGGCCAACGCGCGGCCCGCGCACCGGACCTGACGACGTCATCTTCGGCATCGAGGAGCCCGACGGCACCTTCACCGTGCTCGCCGGCCTCGACGGCCGCTACCTGTCCACCGAGGTGGCCGGCGGTTTCACCGGCCGGGTCATCGGCGTGTACGCCGCGGCCGGCACCGTCCACTTCGACCGGTTCGACTACGAGCCGCTCCCGCTCCCCTGACCGACCGGCAGGGCTCCCCGCACTCTGTCCACACGAAAGGGACATCCCGTGAACGACGCACAGCAGACCGCCCGCCCGCACAGCCGCCGGCTCCACCGGACGGCCGCCCTCGTGGTGGCCCTCGCCACCACCGGCAGCCTCGCCTACGGCACCGCCGTCGCCACACCGGCCGACCAGGCCCGGACCCGGGGCCGGGCGGTCATCGTCCCGCAGGACCCGATGGCCGCCGTGGCCGCGATGCAGCCGAGCTGGAACCTCGGCAACACCCTGGACGCCATCCCCGACGAGACCTCCTGGGGCAACCCGCTCACCACCAAGGCCACGTTCGACGGCCTCCGGGCCCAGGGCTTCCGCAGCGTCCGGATCCCCGTCACCTGGTACCCCCACCAGTCCGCCACCGCCCCGTACACCATCGACCCGGCGTACCTGAAGCGGGTGAAGCAGGTGGTGGACTGGGCCCTGGCGGACGGCCTCTACGTCGAGATCAACGTCCACCACGACTCCTGGCAGTGGATCGCGAACATGTCCACCGACCACGACAACGTGCTCGCCCGGTTCAACGCGACCTGGCAGCAGATCGCCACCGCCTTCCGGGACGAGCCGCGCGCGCTGCTGATGGAGAGCATCAACGAGCCGCAGTTCAACAACGCGACCGACGCCCAGAAGACCCAGTACCTGCGGGAGCTCAACACCTCGTTCCAGAAGATCGTCCGGGGCAGCGGCGGGGGGAACAAGGACCGCCTGCTCGTCCTGCCCTCGGAGGAGACCAACAACGCCCAGCACTGGCTCGACGACCTGTCGACGACGATCAACTCGCTGCACGACCGCAACCTGGTGGCGACCGTGCACTACTACAGCTGGTACCCGTTCAGCGTGAACATCGCCAACGGCCCGAGCTACGACGCCACGGCGCAGAAGGACCTCACCGACGGCTTCCGGCGGGTGCACGACACCCTCGTCGCCAAGGGCGTCCCCGTCTACCTCGGCGAGTACGGCCTGCTCACCTCGCCCTACTCGGGCGTCGTCGAGCGCGGCGAGATGCTCAAGTACTTCGAGCACGTCAACTACGAGGCCCGGGCCAACGGCATGACCACCGCGCTCTGGGACGCCGCCAACGACTTCCTGAACCGCAGCACCATGCAGTGGCAGGTCCCCGAGATGGAGGCCCTGATCAAGTCGGGCTGGCGGACCCGCTCGGGCACCGCCTCCAGCGACAACGTCTTCGTGCCGGGCTCCGGCCCCATCACGGCGCAGACCATCACGCTGAACCCCAACGGGCTATGGTTCACCGGGCTCTGGCAGGGCGACGTCCCGCTGATGCCGACGCGCGACTACACCCTCAACGGCGACCAGCTCACGCTGACCGCCGAGGCCCTCACCCGGCTCGCCGGCAACCGGGCCCTCGGGCTCAACGCGACCCTCCAGGTCCGGTACTCCGACGGAGTCCCCTGGAAGCTCTTCGTGCGCTCGTACGACAAGCCGGTCCTCTCCGGCGCCACCGGAACGGCCGACGGGCTCACCATCCCGACCCGGTTCAACGGCGATCTGATGGCCAACGTGGAGTCCACCTACGCCGACGGCACCGCCGCCGGCCCGGCCTCCTGGACCACCTTCCAGTCGTTCGACAACTACCGCGCCGACTACGGCGCCGGCACCACCACCGTCAAGGCCGACTTCCTCAAGTCGCTGAAGGACGACGCCCCGGTGACGCTCACCTTCCGCTTCTGGACCGGCGCCACCGTCACCTACCACCTGACCAAGTCCGGCAACACCGTCACCGGCACCGCCGGCTGACCCCGCCCGTCCACACGGAAGGAACAACCCTCGTGAACAACGCGCAGCAGACCTTACGCCGGCGCAGCCGCCGCCTCCAGCGGACGGCCGGGCTCGTGGTGGCGCTGGTCACCACCGGTGCGCTGAGCGCCGTCCCCGCCTTCGCGGCGCCGACCTCCCCGGACGCCGCGCAGTCCACCGGCATGTCCGTCCCCAAGGACCCGATGGCCGCGGTCGCCGCGATGCAGCCCAGTTGGAACCTCGGCAACACGCTGGACGCCATCCCCGACGAGACCTCCTGGGGCAACCCGCTCACCACCAAGGCACTGTTCGACCGCATCAAGGCAGAGGGCTTCCGCAGCGTCCGGATCCCCGTCACCTGGTCCGGCCACCAGTCCGCCACCGCCCCGTACACCATCGACCCGGTGTGGATGGCGCGGGTCAGGCAGGTGGTCGACCTGGCCCTGGCGGACGGCCTCTACGTCGAGATCAACGTCCACCACGACTCGTGGCAGTGGATCAACAAGATGTCCACCGACCACGACAACGTCGTGGCCCGGTTCAACGCGACCTGGCAGCAGATCGCCACCGCCTTCAAGGACGAGCCGCGCAAGCTGCTCATGGAGAGCATCAACGAGCCGCAGTTCGCCGACGCGACCGACGCGCAGAAGACCCAGTACCTGCGGGAACTCAACACCTCCTTCCACAGCATCGTCCGGGGCAGCGGCGGGGTGAACAAGGACCGCCTGCTCGTGCTGCCCTCGGAGGAGACCAACAACGCCCAGCACTGGCTCGACGACCTGTCGACCACGATGAGTTCGCTGCACGACCGCAACCTGGTGGCGACCGTCCACTACTACAGCTTCTGGCCGTTCAGCGTGAACGTCGCCAACGGCACGACGTACGACGCCAGGACCCAGGCGGATCTGACCGAGGGCTTCGCCCGGGTGCACGACACCTTCGTCGCCAAGGGCATCCCCGTCTACCTCGGCGAGTACGGCCTGCTCAGCGAGCCCAACTCCGGCATCGTCGAGCGCGGGGAGATGCTGAAGTACTACGAGCACGTCAACTACGCCGCCCGGGCCAACGGCATCACCACCGCACTCTGGGACGACGCCAACTACCTGAACCGCGCCACCATGCAGTGGCGGGACCCGGACCTCATGGCCCTGATCAAGTCGTCCTGGAGGACCCGCTCCGGCACCGCCTCCTCCGACAACCTCTTCCTGCCGAAGTCCGGCCCCATCACGGCGCAGACCGTCACCCTGAACCCCAACGGACTCTGGTTCGCGGGGCTGTGGCAGGGCGACCGCCCGCTGGTCCCGTTCCTCGACTACACCCTCGACGGCGACCGGCTCACGCTGACCGCGGACGCCCTCACCCGGCTCGCCGGCGACCGCGCCCACGGGGTCAACGCGACCCTCCAGGTCCGCTACTCCGACGGCGTCCCCTGGAAGCTCAACGTGCGCAGCGCCGGGCAACCGGTGCTGTCCGACGCCACCGGGACCGCCGACGGGCTCGCCGTCCCGACCCGGTTCAACGGCGACCTGCTGGCCAACGTGGAGTCCACGTACGCCGACGGCAGCGCCGCCGGCCCGTACGGCTGGACCACGTACCAGGAGTTCAACAACTACGCCGCCGACTATGACGCCAACACCACCGCCGTCAAGGCCGGCTTCATCCAGTCGCTGAAGGACGACGCCCCGGTGACACTCACCTTCCGCTTCTGGAGCGGCGCGACCGTCACGTACCACGTGACCAAGTCCGGCACCACGGTGACCGGCACCGCCTCCTGACCCGGACCCGTCCCCGCCCCGGCCGTCGCTCCCGGCGGCCGGGGCCTCGCCCTGCCGAGGTTTGCGCATGTTCCCACTGTCCCCGCGCGTCCTGTTCGGCGCCGCCTACTATCCCGAGTACCAGCCGTACGACCGGTTGAAGGAAGACCTCGACCTGATGGCGGCGGCGAAGTTCACCGTCGTCCGGGTCGGCGAGTCGGTCTGGTCCACCTGGGAGCCCGAGAGCGGCCGGTTCGAACTGGACTGGCTGCAGCCGGTGCTCGACGGTGCCCACGAGCGCGGCATCGCGGTCGTGCTCGGTACGCCCACCTACGCCGTGCCGCCGTGGCTGAGCCGGCAGTACCCGGAGATCGCCGTCGAGCACGCCACCGGGCGCCCCATGGGCTGGGGCGCCCGCCAGGAAGCCGACTTCAGCCACCCCGCCTTCCGCTTCCACGCCGAGCGCGTCAGCCGCGCCATCCTCGCCCGCTACGCCGCACACCCCGCCGTGATCGGCTTCCAGGTGGACAACGAGCCCGGCCTGCGGCTGCCGCACAACCACGGCGTCTTCCAGCGCTTCGTCGACCACCTGCGGCAGACGTACGGCGACGTGGAGACCCTCAACCGCGCGTGGGGGCTGGTCTACTGGTCGCACCGGCTGTCCACCTGGGCCGACCTGTGGAAGCCCGACGGCAACCAGCAGCCGCAGTACGACGTGGCCTGGCGGGCCTTCCAGGCGCGGCAGACCACCGAGTTCGTCGCCTGGCAGGCCGCCATCGCCCGCGAGTACGCCCGCCCCGAGCAGTTCGTCACCACCTGCCTCGCCTACGAGCACCCGGCGATGGAGGACGACGAGGTGACCGACGTCCTGGACGTCACGGCGGCCAACCCGTACTACGAGATGCAGGACGCCCTCGCCCTGCCCGACCCCACGCCCGACGACCACGAGCAGCAGTGGATGACCACCGGCGTCTGGGCGCTCTACCGGAGCGCGGACCGGATCTTCTCCTCCCGGCAGGAGCCGTTCCTGGTCACCGAGACCAACGCCCAGGCGATCAGCGGCACCTCGGACAACCGGCCGGCCTTCGACGGCCAGTGGCGGCAGGCCGCCTGGGCGCTGGTCTCCCGCGGCGCCCGGATGATCGAGTACTGGCACTGGCACACCCTGCACTTCGGCACCGAGACCTACTGGGCCGGCGTCCTCCCGCACAGCGGCCGCCCGGGCCGGGTGTACGCGGAACTCGCGCGGCTCGGCGCGGAGTTCGAGACGGCGGGCGGCTGGTCGCCGGGATCGAGCCGGACGCCGACATCGCCATGGTGTACTCCGTGCCCAGCAAGTGGCTGATGCAGAAGTACCCGCCGCTGGCCGGCGCCGACGGCAGCCCGGACGCCACCTCCTACCACCGGATCTTCGACCCGTTCTACCGCGGCGCCTTCGAGGCCGGCCGCCAGGTGCGGATCCTGCACGCCCGGCAACTTCACGACGCCCGGGGCGAGCGCGAGGGCATGGCACCGGAGGAGGCGGCGCGGCGCCACCCGGTGCTGATCGCCCCGGCCCTCTACCTGGCCGAGGACTCCCTGCTCGACTGGCTCGGCTCCTACGCCCACGCCGGCGGGCACCTGGTGCTCGGCCCGCGCACCGGCTACGCCGACCAGGAGGCCCGGGCACGCCACGAACCGGCCCCCGGACGGCTGGTGGCGGCCGCCGGCGCCTGGTACGACGAGCTCAGCAACCTCTCCGCCGACCTGCCGGTCCGCGCCACGCCCGGCAGCCCGCTGACGCTGCCCCCCGGCGCCACCGCGACCCGCTGGGTGGAGGGCCTGACCGCCGTCGACGCCACCGCGCTGGTGGAGTACGACCACCCGCACTTCGGCCGCTGGCCCGCCGTCACCACCCGCCGCCACGGCGCCGGCCGGGTGACCTGCGTGGGCACCGTGCCCGGCCGCGACCTCGCCCGCGAGCTCGCCGCCTGGCTGGCCCCGGTCGCCGCCGGCGGCTGGCACGGCCTGCCCGAGTCCGTCACCGCGACCACCGGCACGGCCGCCGACGGGCGCCGGGTCCACGTGGTGCACAACTGGAGCTGGCAACCGGCCGAGGTGCGGACACCCGCCGCCCTGACCGACGTCCTGGACGGCAGCGCGCTCGACGCGGGCGCCCCGGTCCGGCTGGGCGCCTGGGACGTACGGGTCCTCACCTCAGGCTGACCTGGTCACGGCGGGTGCCGGCGGGCCGCCCGGGCACTGCGGCCGGCCGCGCCACCTCGCCTTCGTCAGCCGCCGACGGATCTCCGGCGACACTAGGAAGGCATACGCCGCACGGCCTCGTCCGGTTGGGCGGATCGCACGGGGCCGGTGCTGCCGCGCAGGGACACCGGCGGAGCCAGCAGGATGTTGCGCAGGGGGGTCGCGGGGTCAACCATGCGCTCGAGCAGCAGGTCCATGGCCTGGGTACCGATGTCATCGGCCGGAACATCCGCGGCGGTCAGCGGGGGGCGGAACTCCTCGGCCCAGGTGCGGCCGACGACGCCGGTGATGGAGAAGTCCCTGGGCACGGTGAGGCCGGCCTCCTCCAGGCCGCGCTGGATGCCGGGCAGCGCGGCTTCGTTGATGGTCGCGACCGCGGTGACGTCGGGGTGGTCTTGCAGGAGCCGGGTGGCACACTCCAGGCCGGCGGCGGCGTCGTCCCCGCACTCCAGGTCGACGCCCTCGATGCCTCGCTGGGCGAGAGCGGCGACGAACCCGTCACGGGCCCGGTGTCCGGGCCCGTAACCGGCTGCCATCAGCTCGACGGAGCGGTTGACCAGCGCGATCCGGGTGTGGCCCAGGTCCGCGAGGTGGTGAACGCACCGGTTGATCACGGTGGTGTAGTCGACGTCGATCCAGCACATCTCGTGGGCGCGGGCCGTGTGCCCGATGCCGACGAACGGCAGCTTGGCGTTCTGCAGCCTGCGAACCCGGGAGTCCTCGAGGCGGATCTCCATCAGAATGACTCCGTCGACGCGCCCTCCGGAGAGGAGGCGCTCGAACGATCGGTCGTGGTCGCCCCCGGAGGGGGACAGCAGGACGTCCAGGTCGGCACGGGCCGCGGCTTCGACCACGCTGGCCACAAAACCCAACTGCATGTGGGTCAGACGCCTGCTGGCGGGAGGGATCACCAGGCCGATGGTCCGGGTCCGGCCTTCCTTGAGGGCGCGGGCAGCGGCATTGGGCCGGTACCCGAGCTCGTCGATGACCTCCTGGATGCGCTTTCGAGTGGCATCCGAGACCGGGCGCTTGCCGCTGAGCGTGTAGGAGACTGTGCTCCGCGAGACGCCCGCCCGTCTGGCGATCTCCCCGATGTTCATCGCTGTCCTCATGGAAATGGGGTGGCCTTGATTCGCTGGTGGCGCGCGTGGCGCGCACGTGTCGCACCGGTCGTCGAACCGATTCGGTAGACGGTAGTGCGCTTCTCCGCGCGCCGCAAGCGCACGCCACGTGCCTCCTCCGCCAGGCGGTGAGTGACTCGACCGCGGCCGCCCTGCGACGAAGTTCACCCGATCTATTGACGCCCCCAGATGCCAGTCCTATGTTCCTGTCGAACCGATTCGCGGAATCGATTCGACACCGGGCTGTGACGCAGGGATGGCGTCCTCGCCGCCCGGTCCCCACCTCTCAGCGCCTTCCGCAAGACCGAAGGGTTCGGTGCCATGAACAGATCCACCGGCCGGCGGCTCGCCGCCGCCTCGCTCGCCGCCGTCGTCCTTGCCTTCGCCGGCACCGCGTGCTCCTCCTCGGCGGGGATGTCCGCCGCCGACGGGGGAAGCGCCTCCGCCGGCGGGGCCTACACCGTCTGGGACCCGTACCCGCAGTTCGACGGCGCCTCGGCCTGGGCCAAGCTGTTGGACACCTGCGGCGCCCAGGCCGGCGTGCAGATCAAGCGGACCGCCTTCGACACCAGCGACCTCACCAACAAGGCGCTCCTCGCGGCGCAGCAGGGCAACTCCCCGGACGTGCTGATCGTCGACAATCCGGTGGTGTCCACGCTTGCCCAGGCCGGTGTGCTGACGTCGACCAAGGAGAACAAGGTGGACACCTCGGCGGTGTCGCCCAACCTGCTCGCGGCCGGTCAGAGCGGCGGCGAGACGTTCGGCACCCCGATCGGCGCGAACACGCTGGCGCTGTACTACAACAAGGCGGTCCTGACGTCCGCCGGCGTGGACGTCGCCTCGATCAAGGACTGGGCGTCGCTGACCGCCGCCCTGACGAAGGTCAAGGCCTCGGGCAAGAAGGGCATCACCTTCTCCGCGATCGGCACCGAGGAGGGGAGCTTCCAGTTCCTCCCGTGGTTCTGGGGGTCGGGTGCGCAGCTCACTCACCTGGACTCCGCCCAGGCCGCTTCCGCGCTGTCGCTGTGGACGGACTGGGTCAAGCAGGGCCTGGCTCCCAACTCGGTCATCAACAACACGCAGACCACCAGCTGGCAGGAGTTCGCCACGGGTGAGTTCGCCTTCGCCGAGAACGGCACCTGGCAGCTGGCCAACGCGAAGAAGGCCGGCTTCGAGTACGGGGTCGTCCCGGTCCCCGGTATGACCGGTGGCACCGCCCCGGCGCCGACCGGTGGCGAGTTCGTCACCGTCCCGGTCCAGAAGAAGACCGGCCGCTACGGCGTCTCGGACAAGCTGGTGTCCTGCCTGACCAGCGCGGACAACTCCCTCGCCACCGACACCACGCTGTCCTACATCGCCCCCACCCCGGCCGTGCAGGACAAGCAAGCCGCAGCCGACCCCGGTCTGAAGCCGTGGATCGACGCGGTCAAGGCCGCCAAGGGCCGCACCAGCCAGGACCTGGGCACCAAGTACCCCAAGATCTCCGAGCAGTTGTGGACCTCGCTCCAGGCCGCGCTGACCGGTTCCAAGTCGCCGCAGGCCGCCCTGTCCGCGGCGCAGTCGGCCGCCGCCCGCTAGCGCCACCAGCCGCGAGGACGACAGGACCTCTGATGAACGACACAGCACAGATTCCGGAGAACCGCTCTGTGCACGACGGAGACGGGGCGGCCGCCACCGCCCCGGCCCTCGGACGCACCGGCAGCGAACGCACCAGGTCCCGCCCCCGCTCCCCGCAGTGGGCGGCCTGGGGATTCCTGACACCGGTGGTGATCTACCTCGGCGTGTTCTACGCCTATCCCCTCTACCGCAACATCGACCTGAGCCTGCGCAACTACACGGTGCGCTCGTTCGTGAACGGCGATGCCCCCTTCACCGGACTGGCGAACTACCGCGTGGTCCTGGACGACCCCACATTCGTGCCCGCGCTGCTCCACACCGTGGTGTTCACCGCCGCCAGCCTTCTGCTGCAGTACGGGATCGGCCTGGCCCTCGCGGTCTTCTTCACCCATCACTTCCGCCTGGCGGCCACGCTTCGCGCCCTGTTCCTGGTGCCCTGGCTGCTGCCGCTGATCGTGTCCGCCTCCACCTGGTCGTGGATGCTCAACAGCGACTCCGGCGTCGTCAACTCCGTCCTGCACGCGATGGGCATCGGCCCGGTCAACTGGCTCACCTCCCCGAGCTGGTCCCTGGCGTCGGTGGTGATCGCGAACATCTGGATCGGGATCCCGTTCAACCTGGTGGTCCTGTACAGCGGTCTGCAGAGCATTCCGGCATCCCTCTACGAAGCCGCCGCCCTGGACGGCGCGAACGCCTGGCAGCGCTTCCGCCACGTCACCTTGCCGCTGCTGCGGCCGGTGTCGGCGATCACCCTGCTGCTGGGCCTGATCTACACCCTCAAGGTCTTCGACATCATCTGGATCACGACCAGGGGCGGCCCGGTCGACTCCTCGACCACGCTGGCGACCTGGTCCTACCGGCTCGGCTTCGGGAACGCGCTGCCGGCCTTCGGGCACGGCGCTGCCGTCGGAAACCTGCTGGTCCTGATCGCCCTGTTCTTCGGCATGGTCTACATCCGCGTCCAGCGAAAGCAGCAGGCGTCATGACCACACGACACCCCTCCTGGTGGAAGACCGCGACCGGCGTCGTGCTGACCGCGCTGATGCTGTTCCCGGTCTACTGGATGCTGAACGTCTCCTTCACCCGCGACCAGGACATGCGCAAGTCCCCACCGGACTGGTTCCCGGCCCACGGCACGCTGGAGGGCTACCGGGCCGTCCTGGACCAGCAACTCCCCTATCTGGGCACCAGCCTGGTCATCGCCCTCGGCACCGTCGCCCTCACCGTGGCCCTCACCGCACCCGCCGGCTATGCGCTGGCGAAGCTGCGTCCGCGAGGCGGTGGAGCCGTCGGCTTCGTGCTGCTGGTCGCGCAGATGGTCCCCGGCATCACCATGGCGATGGGCTTCTACACCATCTACCTCAAGCTCGGGATGCTGCAGTCCGTGCCGGGCCTGATCGTCGCCGATTCCACGATCGCCGTCCCGTTCGCCGTGCTGATCTTCACCGCGTTCATGGACGGCATCCCCGGCGAACTGCTGCAGGCCGCCAGGACCGACGGCGCGGGCAACCTGCGGACCTTCTGGTCGATCGTCCTGCCGATGAGCCGCAACGCGATCGTCACCGTCTCGCTGTTCGCATTCCTCTGGTCCTGGTCCGACTTCGTCTTCGCCAGCACCCTGGACGGCGGCGGCGCCCACGAGCCGATCACGCTGGGGATCTACCACTACATCGGCAACAACAACCAGCAGTGGAACGCCATCATGGCCACCG comes from Streptomyces sp. TLI_235 and encodes:
- a CDS encoding aryl-phospho-beta-D-glucosidase BglC (GH1 family), producing MNDAQQTARPHSRRLHRTAALVVALATTGSLAYGTAVATPADQARTRGRAVIVPQDPMAAVAAMQPSWNLGNTLDAIPDETSWGNPLTTKATFDGLRAQGFRSVRIPVTWYPHQSATAPYTIDPAYLKRVKQVVDWALADGLYVEINVHHDSWQWIANMSTDHDNVLARFNATWQQIATAFRDEPRALLMESINEPQFNNATDAQKTQYLRELNTSFQKIVRGSGGGNKDRLLVLPSEETNNAQHWLDDLSTTINSLHDRNLVATVHYYSWYPFSVNIANGPSYDATAQKDLTDGFRRVHDTLVAKGVPVYLGEYGLLTSPYSGVVERGEMLKYFEHVNYEARANGMTTALWDAANDFLNRSTMQWQVPEMEALIKSGWRTRSGTASSDNVFVPGSGPITAQTITLNPNGLWFTGLWQGDVPLMPTRDYTLNGDQLTLTAEALTRLAGNRALGLNATLQVRYSDGVPWKLFVRSYDKPVLSGATGTADGLTIPTRFNGDLMANVESTYADGTAAGPASWTTFQSFDNYRADYGAGTTTVKADFLKSLKDDAPVTLTFRFWTGATVTYHLTKSGNTVTGTAG
- a CDS encoding aryl-phospho-beta-D-glucosidase BglC (GH1 family), translating into MNNAQQTLRRRSRRLQRTAGLVVALVTTGALSAVPAFAAPTSPDAAQSTGMSVPKDPMAAVAAMQPSWNLGNTLDAIPDETSWGNPLTTKALFDRIKAEGFRSVRIPVTWSGHQSATAPYTIDPVWMARVRQVVDLALADGLYVEINVHHDSWQWINKMSTDHDNVVARFNATWQQIATAFKDEPRKLLMESINEPQFADATDAQKTQYLRELNTSFHSIVRGSGGVNKDRLLVLPSEETNNAQHWLDDLSTTMSSLHDRNLVATVHYYSFWPFSVNVANGTTYDARTQADLTEGFARVHDTFVAKGIPVYLGEYGLLSEPNSGIVERGEMLKYYEHVNYAARANGITTALWDDANYLNRATMQWRDPDLMALIKSSWRTRSGTASSDNLFLPKSGPITAQTVTLNPNGLWFAGLWQGDRPLVPFLDYTLDGDRLTLTADALTRLAGDRAHGVNATLQVRYSDGVPWKLNVRSAGQPVLSDATGTADGLAVPTRFNGDLLANVESTYADGSAAGPYGWTTYQEFNNYAADYDANTTAVKAGFIQSLKDDAPVTLTFRFWSGATVTYHVTKSGTTVTGTAS
- a CDS encoding beta-xylosidase — protein: MSEQIQPSGTVPNPVIPGFHPDPSVCRVGDDYYLVCSSFEYFPGIPVFHSRDLVNWTQIGNALDRPSQLRLPRDMPSSGGIYAPTLRHHDGRFWLIVTNVGDGGNMLFTATDPAGPWSDPVRLPGVPGIDPDLAWDEDGTCWCTVAGVSQVRLDPTTGETLGEPYRIWSGTPGSMAPEAPHLYRIGDYWYLMIAEGGTERGHGVSIARGLTPSGPFEPCPANPVLTHRGTASPIQNTGHADLVQAPDGSWWMVLLAVRPRGGTPGWYVLGRETFLAPVQWVDGWPVVGEVTAELPTPAWPLHSAPAVPARDDFDQAELHPRWISVRERPEGSCTTKERSGWLTLRAAGASLDETDTVFVGRRQQHLACRASTLIDPADGRGGLAVRLDEEHHYEIEAADGVVKVFARIGPLRTELATRPVPAGAVVLGVEILPRPTRGPRTGPDDVIFGIEEPDGTFTVLAGLDGRYLSTEVAGGFTGRVIGVYAAAGTVHFDRFDYEPLPLP
- a CDS encoding alpha-L-arabinofuranosidase, which encodes MRRSVQSCHGRAIAVAAALALAATGAIAAVAPPAVAANSVSVSVDAALQLATVPATGVGVNIPVYDANMNSAATPGLLSTAGFNTVRYPGGSHSDVYHWQTGTAEAGAYVAPNTGFDAFMGTVRAAGAQPIITANYGSGTPQEAAGWVRYANVTKGYGVKYWEIGNEVYGNGEYSNGNGWEYDTHSSKSATTYANNLVQYVSAMKAVDPGIKIGAVLTTPGYWPDGIVGPGDTMDWNHTVLSIAGSKIDFAIVHAYPTSTSPADLLTKPQAQNPAIAGAVRSLINQYAGTNAPNVGIAVTEANAQAYLDTSPNGLFAPDNYLTWIESGAFNVDWWDLRNGTDCTKVTTVEGATDYNDGGMVSSGAGCEPTVNTPFPAYYGTQMISKLGAPGDTLVKAASSSSLLSAHAVRKADGDVTVMLINKDPNNAATVSLSYTGFTPSSATPTVYSYLKNGHSIGSAQSGSTTVQTVPAYGITVVQMHPTSAPCRVVYNKNEWPGGMVGTVTVVNNSLGQVNGWSLGFTFPGDNAITNTWSASVSQSGTSVNAANVWYDAAVPQGGSVQWGFNATWSRSDANPSAFWFNGASCAIG